A portion of the Flavobacterium limnophilum genome contains these proteins:
- a CDS encoding 3'-5' exonuclease: protein MSFSEKIKTILSFVWDTSEKSTDEDLLGDINTTRFVVLDTETTGFDYEKDRILCIGAIVLQNNTISVQDSFEVYIVQEHYNKATAQIHGILKDFVLDRPNELEALQQFLDFLGDSIIIAHHTVFDVTMINKALERNGLPELKNRTLDTATLYKKTLIKSYLLERKEHYTLDELADKFDISKKDRHTAMGDAYITAIAFLKILKKLREKGEITLKQLFIK from the coding sequence ATGAGTTTCTCCGAAAAAATAAAAACCATACTGTCTTTTGTTTGGGACACTTCCGAAAAATCAACTGACGAAGATTTATTGGGCGACATCAACACGACCCGTTTTGTTGTTTTGGACACCGAGACTACAGGTTTCGACTATGAAAAGGACCGCATACTTTGCATTGGCGCCATCGTTTTGCAAAACAACACGATTTCTGTACAAGACAGTTTTGAAGTTTATATTGTACAGGAACATTACAACAAAGCGACGGCACAAATCCACGGAATATTGAAAGATTTTGTCTTGGATCGCCCCAACGAATTGGAGGCTTTACAACAGTTTCTAGATTTTCTGGGCGACTCCATCATCATTGCCCATCATACCGTATTTGATGTCACCATGATCAACAAGGCATTGGAGAGAAATGGATTGCCGGAATTAAAAAACAGGACTTTGGACACCGCAACGCTGTACAAAAAGACGCTAATCAAATCCTATCTTTTGGAGCGAAAAGAGCATTATACCCTGGACGAGCTAGCCGATAAATTCGACATCTCGAAAAAAGACAGGCATACCGCCATGGGAGATGCCTATATTACGGCCATTGCTTTCTTGAAAATCCTGAAGAAATTAAGAGAAAAAGGAGAAATTACCTTGAAACAATTGTTCATCAAATAA
- a CDS encoding DUF433 domain-containing protein, with product MEATILERITIKPDVCNGKPTVRGMRITVETILQYLSAGDSVETILEAYPFLEKEDIQACIAFALKNLSSYKNDVQLAS from the coding sequence ATGGAAGCAACAATTTTAGAAAGAATCACCATAAAACCAGACGTTTGCAATGGCAAACCAACTGTTAGAGGAATGCGAATTACTGTGGAAACTATTTTACAATATTTGTCGGCAGGAGATTCTGTGGAAACTATTTTGGAAGCCTATCCTTTCCTGGAAAAAGAGGATATTCAGGCTTGCATCGCTTTTGCCCTAAAAAACTTGTCTTCTTATAAAAATGATGTTCAATTAGCTAGTTAA
- a CDS encoding NAD(P)-dependent oxidoreductase, whose product MKFGIIKERKNPPDKRVVFSPDELARLKQLHPDLSVKIESSDIRVFNDDEYKNRGIELTNDISDCDYLFGIKEIPVENLIPDKSYFFFSHTIKKQPHNRKLLQAILEKNIDLYDFETIVDAQNHRLVGFGKYAGIVGAYNSIRAFGIKFELFKLPKAETLSGKDALITHLKRLVMPPLKFVVTGTGNVGSGVKEVLDAIKIKEVSIENYLAKNFTQSVYTQIHASDYNRRIDGKPFEFNDFSQNPQEYTSNFERFAKVSDIYITAHFHANGAPDILTREMLQAHDCKIKVVADISCDVDGSIACSLRTSTIAEPFYGYLPSENREVDVFHPAAIVVMAVNNLPCELPKDSSEGFGEMFLEHVIPAFFNGDKDGILHRAKITERGKLTPRFSYLQDYVDGK is encoded by the coding sequence ATGAAATTCGGAATTATAAAAGAGCGCAAAAATCCGCCAGACAAGAGAGTTGTATTTTCTCCAGACGAATTGGCACGATTAAAACAACTGCATCCTGACCTTTCGGTAAAAATTGAAAGTTCGGACATCAGGGTTTTTAACGACGACGAATATAAAAATAGAGGAATCGAGCTGACAAACGACATCAGCGATTGTGATTATTTGTTCGGTATAAAAGAGATTCCAGTAGAAAATTTGATTCCCGATAAATCGTATTTCTTTTTTTCGCACACCATCAAAAAACAGCCCCACAACAGAAAATTGTTACAGGCCATATTGGAAAAAAACATCGATTTATACGATTTCGAAACTATTGTCGATGCCCAGAATCACAGATTGGTTGGCTTCGGAAAATATGCGGGAATTGTTGGTGCCTACAATAGCATCAGGGCTTTTGGAATAAAATTCGAATTGTTCAAACTTCCAAAAGCAGAAACGCTTTCAGGAAAAGACGCCTTGATAACCCATTTGAAGCGCCTGGTTATGCCACCATTGAAATTCGTGGTTACCGGAACCGGAAATGTGGGCAGCGGTGTCAAAGAAGTTTTGGATGCCATAAAAATCAAGGAAGTTTCGATTGAAAATTATCTGGCCAAAAACTTTACGCAATCCGTTTATACCCAAATTCACGCATCGGATTACAATCGAAGAATAGATGGAAAACCTTTTGAATTTAATGATTTTTCACAAAATCCACAAGAGTACACTTCCAATTTTGAGCGTTTTGCCAAAGTGTCCGATATTTATATTACGGCACATTTTCACGCCAATGGAGCTCCAGATATCCTGACTCGCGAAATGCTTCAAGCCCATGATTGCAAAATAAAAGTGGTTGCAGATATTTCGTGCGACGTCGATGGTTCTATTGCTTGTTCCTTGAGAACATCGACCATTGCTGAACCTTTTTATGGTTATTTGCCAAGCGAAAACAGGGAAGTAGACGTTTTTCATCCAGCCGCCATAGTGGTGATGGCAGTGAATAATTTGCCTTGCGAATTGCCCAAAGACTCCAGTGAAGGTTTTGGCGAAATGTTTCTGGAACACGTGATTCCCGCATTTTTCAATGGCGACAAAGACGGAATTCTACATCGAGCCAAAATCACCGAAAGAGGAAAACTGACTCCAAGATTCAGCTATTTGCAGGATTATGTGGATGGAAAATAA
- a CDS encoding TerC family protein, whose amino-acid sequence MEVFLNPDAWIALLTLTFLEIVLGIDNIIFISIVTGKLPQEKRKKATKIGMFLAMFMRIALLFGISFLIQMKKPWFYIDFSWFSAGVTGQSLILLFGGLFLIYKSTKEIHDKVDERGEEEKEIGKAASKSFQGVLLQIIMIDLVFSFDSILTAVGMTNGVEGALYIMITAVVISVLIMMQFAVPVGAFVNKHPSIQILGLSFLILIGFMLITESAHLSNALIFGGHVTPVQKGYLYFAISFSLFVEFLNMKIDKKKK is encoded by the coding sequence ATGGAAGTATTTTTAAATCCAGATGCATGGATTGCCTTGTTAACATTAACTTTTCTGGAAATTGTACTGGGAATAGACAACATTATTTTCATATCGATTGTCACCGGGAAATTGCCTCAAGAAAAACGCAAAAAAGCCACAAAAATTGGTATGTTTCTGGCCATGTTCATGAGAATTGCGCTGTTGTTTGGCATCAGTTTTTTAATTCAGATGAAAAAACCTTGGTTTTACATTGATTTTAGTTGGTTTTCCGCAGGAGTTACGGGCCAAAGTCTCATTTTGTTGTTTGGAGGTTTATTCCTGATTTATAAAAGCACCAAAGAAATCCATGACAAAGTGGATGAAAGAGGCGAGGAAGAAAAAGAAATCGGCAAGGCGGCCTCAAAATCCTTTCAAGGCGTACTTTTACAAATCATCATGATTGATTTAGTTTTCTCTTTTGACAGCATCCTGACGGCAGTTGGCATGACAAACGGCGTTGAAGGCGCACTTTATATCATGATTACTGCGGTAGTCATTTCGGTGTTGATCATGATGCAATTTGCCGTTCCTGTTGGTGCTTTTGTCAACAAACATCCTTCCATCCAAATTCTGGGATTGTCGTTTTTGATACTTATCGGTTTTATGTTGATTACTGAAAGTGCCCATTTATCAAATGCCTTAATCTTTGGCGGCCACGTCACTCCCGTGCAAAAAGGGTATTTGTATTTTGCCATTAGCTTCTCGTTGTTTGTGGAGTTTTTAAACATGAAAATCGACAAGAAAAAGAAATAA
- a CDS encoding serine hydrolase domain-containing protein: protein MNFIKRTNILQILVLLLVASSCKKETKEISEAELKDSELPKGMLPKMKPLENETPILTADYIAEKKRKIDSFYNKNWPNNSMNGAFLVAKNGQIIYEKYEGYANFRDKTPITSTTPIHIASVSKVLTATAILKLVNAKRIDLDQKVTYYLKEFPYPDVTVRMLLSHRSGMRSYAYFTDRDKSVWDRHNTLTNQDILTIMGTKNIGLEQKTGTRFAYCNTNYAMLALIIEKVTKLSYREAMSQMIFKPLGMTNTFVLDFDKDKHNVAPSYKGNKVEIGIDYLDKVYGDKNIYSTPRDLLKFDRARNSPSFLEPELLSQVYTGYSNEHPGTKNYGLGIRMVNWPNGKNFYFHNGWWHGFTSSYITLKDENATIIALSNKYTKSTYAVRKLSVLFGDYPFKVEDE, encoded by the coding sequence ATGAATTTTATCAAACGCACAAATATACTACAAATACTTGTCCTATTATTAGTTGCAAGTTCCTGTAAAAAAGAAACAAAGGAAATTTCAGAAGCCGAATTAAAAGATTCAGAACTACCAAAAGGCATGTTGCCCAAGATGAAACCTTTAGAAAATGAAACCCCTATCCTTACCGCTGATTATATTGCCGAGAAAAAAAGAAAAATAGATTCTTTTTACAATAAAAACTGGCCCAACAACAGCATGAACGGTGCTTTTCTTGTGGCCAAGAATGGCCAAATCATCTATGAAAAATACGAGGGATATGCCAATTTTAGAGACAAAACACCCATTACGAGCACTACTCCCATTCATATCGCATCGGTGAGCAAAGTTCTTACGGCCACGGCCATTTTGAAATTAGTCAATGCCAAAAGAATTGACTTGGACCAGAAAGTGACCTATTATCTAAAAGAATTTCCTTATCCGGATGTTACCGTAAGAATGCTGTTGAGCCACCGAAGCGGAATGCGTAGTTATGCCTATTTTACGGATCGAGACAAAAGCGTTTGGGACAGACACAACACCTTGACCAATCAAGATATTTTGACCATTATGGGAACCAAGAATATTGGTTTGGAACAAAAAACAGGTACCCGATTTGCTTACTGCAATACCAATTATGCCATGTTGGCCTTGATTATCGAAAAAGTCACCAAGCTTTCGTATAGAGAAGCGATGAGTCAAATGATATTTAAACCACTAGGCATGACCAATACTTTTGTTTTGGATTTTGACAAAGACAAACATAATGTAGCACCATCTTATAAAGGCAATAAAGTAGAAATAGGCATCGATTATCTGGACAAGGTTTATGGAGACAAAAACATCTATTCCACTCCCAGAGATTTATTGAAATTTGACAGAGCCCGAAATTCACCTTCTTTTTTGGAGCCTGAATTATTGTCCCAAGTTTACACTGGATATAGCAATGAACATCCAGGAACCAAAAATTATGGTTTGGGCATTCGAATGGTGAATTGGCCCAATGGCAAAAATTTCTATTTCCATAACGGTTGGTGGCACGGTTTTACTTCCTCTTACATTACTCTAAAAGACGAAAACGCTACCATAATTGCCTTGTCCAATAAATACACCAAGAGCACCTATGCCGTTAGAAAGCTGTCAGTACTGTTTGGAGATTATCCGTTTAAAGTCGAAGATGAATAG
- a CDS encoding DUF294 nucleotidyltransferase-like domain-containing protein: protein MKNTISHRVADFLKNYPPFSFLKQKELESISEQISIIYKEKDSVVFAENEETHDSFYVVHKGAVALGTSRQNDILDMCDEGDIFGLRPLIANENYQMEARAYEETILYAIPLTIFRPYALENRAVGNFLIESFASNTLHPYSKSHRGKLYGEDSLDAEAKLLDLHPVKYSKKLISCYATTTAKDIAEIMIRKNVGAILVVEEEMLPIGIITDKDLRNKIVTGLFPITATAAEIMTAPVITYPKKMTITQAQMAMMKSDISHLCITKDGTVNSKAVGMLSKHDVMVSLGNNPAVLIKAIKRAKKAKHLKPIRARIMQLLQGYIDQNIPTMLTSKIITELNDACIKQVIAISLDKMETPPPVKFAWLAMGSQGRSEQLLQTDQDNALIYEDVPEELEEKTKKYFLELATYVNKGLFDIGYEYCPAEMMASNPKWCLSLGQWKEMIYRWITNTGKTEVLLSFIFFDYSLSFGDSELTNNLSDFIFENVKANPIFYVHLVGGALQSPSPTGFFRQFLLEQDGVNKDFFNIKNRALMPLADAARVLILYHAVKSISNTVERFEKLAELEPENSELFTACAQAYKVLLKFRTRQGLAHNDSGQYIALESLSKSEKIQLKSTFKTIKELQEIISIRFNVSNIL, encoded by the coding sequence ATGAAAAACACGATATCCCATAGAGTAGCCGATTTTTTAAAAAATTATCCTCCTTTCAGTTTTTTAAAACAAAAAGAACTGGAAAGTATTTCGGAACAAATATCCATCATTTACAAAGAAAAAGACAGTGTCGTGTTTGCCGAAAACGAAGAAACCCACGACAGTTTTTATGTGGTTCACAAAGGAGCCGTAGCCCTTGGAACAAGCCGGCAAAACGATATTCTGGATATGTGTGATGAAGGCGATATTTTCGGATTGAGACCACTTATCGCCAATGAAAACTACCAAATGGAAGCCAGAGCCTATGAGGAAACTATTCTTTATGCCATTCCTTTGACTATATTTAGGCCATATGCATTGGAAAACAGAGCCGTGGGTAATTTTTTGATAGAAAGCTTTGCCTCCAACACGCTCCATCCCTACTCCAAAAGTCACAGAGGGAAACTATATGGAGAGGATTCACTGGACGCTGAGGCAAAACTATTGGACTTGCATCCCGTAAAATATTCCAAAAAATTAATCAGCTGTTATGCAACAACTACGGCAAAAGACATTGCCGAAATCATGATCCGAAAAAATGTGGGTGCCATCCTCGTCGTGGAAGAAGAGATGCTGCCCATCGGCATTATTACCGACAAAGATTTGAGGAATAAAATCGTGACCGGACTATTCCCAATTACGGCCACTGCCGCCGAAATTATGACTGCTCCCGTTATTACCTATCCCAAGAAAATGACCATTACACAAGCCCAAATGGCGATGATGAAAAGTGACATCAGCCATTTATGCATCACGAAAGATGGCACGGTCAATTCCAAAGCCGTTGGAATGTTATCCAAACACGATGTCATGGTATCCTTGGGCAATAATCCGGCCGTGTTGATAAAAGCCATAAAAAGAGCCAAGAAAGCCAAGCATTTAAAACCCATACGAGCCCGCATTATGCAATTGTTGCAAGGCTACATCGACCAAAATATCCCCACGATGCTGACTTCCAAAATAATCACGGAATTAAACGATGCCTGCATCAAACAAGTCATTGCCATATCATTGGACAAAATGGAAACGCCTCCGCCCGTGAAGTTTGCTTGGTTGGCCATGGGCAGTCAAGGAAGAAGCGAACAGTTGCTGCAAACCGACCAGGACAACGCCTTGATTTATGAAGATGTTCCGGAAGAGTTGGAAGAAAAAACCAAAAAGTATTTCTTGGAATTGGCCACTTATGTTAATAAAGGCCTCTTTGACATAGGTTATGAATATTGCCCTGCCGAAATGATGGCTTCCAATCCGAAATGGTGTTTAAGCCTTGGCCAATGGAAAGAAATGATCTACCGCTGGATTACCAATACCGGGAAAACCGAAGTATTGTTGTCCTTCATCTTTTTCGATTACAGCCTGTCATTTGGCGATAGCGAACTCACCAACAATTTGTCGGATTTTATTTTTGAAAATGTAAAAGCCAATCCCATCTTTTATGTTCACTTGGTTGGTGGTGCACTTCAAAGCCCTTCACCAACGGGGTTCTTCAGGCAATTTTTATTGGAACAAGACGGAGTCAACAAAGACTTCTTCAACATAAAAAACAGGGCTTTGATGCCACTGGCCGATGCAGCCAGAGTATTGATTCTTTACCATGCCGTAAAATCCATCAGCAATACGGTAGAACGCTTTGAAAAACTGGCAGAATTAGAACCCGAAAATAGCGAACTCTTCACGGCATGCGCCCAAGCCTATAAAGTATTGCTGAAATTCAGGACTCGACAAGGTCTTGCACATAATGATTCCGGTCAATATATTGCCTTGGAATCCTTGTCCAAATCAGAAAAAATACAACTGAAAAGCACTTTTAAAACCATCAAGGAATTGCAAGAGATTATTTCCATCCGATTTAATGTTTCAAATATATTATAA
- a CDS encoding pentapeptide repeat-containing protein, translated as MENLIHTHKTFEKVSFTDKKVTNREFEDCVFKNCDFSNSNFWNNTFMDCEFIDCNLSMMQLDGTSLKTVHFKTCKLLGIQFNSCADFMFSVSFQDCLLDYSSFANKKMPKTKFNTCSMKEVSFIGTNLTNSTFENCNLDNAIFNDTQLAGADFRTAYNYKIDPEANPMRKAKFSTQGIVGLLDKYDIKIE; from the coding sequence ATGGAAAACCTCATACACACCCACAAAACGTTCGAAAAAGTTTCTTTTACGGACAAAAAAGTCACCAATCGGGAGTTTGAGGACTGCGTTTTCAAGAACTGCGATTTCTCGAACAGCAATTTCTGGAACAATACTTTTATGGATTGTGAATTCATAGATTGCAATCTTTCGATGATGCAATTGGACGGAACGAGCTTGAAAACGGTTCATTTCAAAACCTGCAAATTACTGGGAATCCAGTTTAATTCCTGTGCCGATTTTATGTTTAGCGTGAGTTTCCAGGATTGCCTTTTGGATTATTCGTCTTTTGCCAACAAAAAAATGCCGAAGACCAAGTTCAATACCTGCTCGATGAAAGAAGTTTCATTTATTGGAACGAATCTTACGAATTCGACTTTCGAAAATTGTAATTTGGATAACGCCATTTTTAACGACACCCAATTGGCGGGAGCTGATTTCAGGACGGCTTACAATTATAAAATTGATCCTGAAGCCAATCCAATGCGTAAAGCCAAGTTTTCGACCCAAGGAATCGTGGGATTATTGGATAAATACGACATAAAAATTGAGTAA
- a CDS encoding ZIP family metal transporter has protein sequence MNYLLPLFSVLTGYGIALFLKPKSKTSLKLLLAFSGSFLLSLTVMHLLPDVYESDNHNIGIFIMAGILFQIILEFFSKGAEHGHVHGHDKMYHMPWLLFISLCIHAFLEGFPVSHHHSLALGIAIHHFPIAIILTLFFINSKLDSKAIFVFMLTFALMTPMGTIISDYFPTLNAYYTEITAVVIGILFHISSTIIFETSEGHKFNIAKVSMIIFGVVLAYFI, from the coding sequence ATGAATTACCTTTTACCCTTATTTTCAGTCTTGACAGGTTATGGCATTGCCTTGTTTTTAAAACCGAAAAGCAAAACCAGCCTTAAATTATTATTGGCATTTAGCGGTTCCTTCTTGCTTTCTTTAACCGTGATGCACTTGTTGCCGGACGTTTACGAAAGCGACAATCACAACATTGGAATCTTCATTATGGCTGGAATTTTGTTCCAGATTATCTTGGAATTTTTTTCCAAAGGTGCCGAACACGGTCACGTACATGGTCACGACAAAATGTACCACATGCCTTGGTTGTTGTTTATCAGCTTGTGTATTCACGCCTTTCTGGAAGGATTCCCGGTAAGTCATCACCACAGTTTAGCGCTGGGAATTGCCATTCATCACTTTCCGATAGCCATCATCCTGACCTTGTTTTTTATCAATTCTAAGCTGGACTCAAAAGCCATTTTTGTCTTTATGTTAACTTTCGCACTGATGACGCCAATGGGAACCATCATATCCGATTATTTCCCAACATTAAATGCGTATTATACCGAAATTACAGCTGTTGTGATCGGGATATTGTTTCATATTTCATCCACGATTATTTTTGAAACCAGCGAAGGACACAAGTTCAATATCGCCAAGGTTTCGATGATTATTTTCGGGGTGGTGTTGGCGTATTTTATATAG
- a CDS encoding DNA topoisomerase IV — protein sequence MKKIIFLLPTLLLLSCYNAEKNCKDFKTGKFKFEHEVDGVKKTTVFERKDSIEIETFEGKTDTSSIRWVSDCEYVIQKIHPKNMAEKKAITIKILTTTKNSYIFEFGIVGSDEKQRGTVIKL from the coding sequence ATGAAAAAAATAATCTTTCTTCTTCCGACACTATTGCTACTGTCTTGCTACAACGCAGAAAAAAATTGCAAGGATTTCAAAACCGGGAAATTCAAATTTGAACATGAAGTGGACGGCGTGAAAAAAACTACCGTTTTTGAACGCAAAGACAGCATCGAAATTGAAACTTTTGAAGGCAAAACCGACACTTCCAGCATTCGATGGGTCAGCGATTGTGAATACGTCATCCAAAAAATTCACCCAAAGAACATGGCGGAAAAAAAAGCAATTACCATAAAAATTTTGACAACTACCAAGAATTCCTATATCTTTGAATTCGGAATCGTGGGCAGCGACGAAAAGCAGCGCGGAACCGTCATTAAACTCTAG
- the murQ gene encoding N-acetylmuramic acid 6-phosphate etherase, with the protein MTFTKTTEQSSKYEHLEKMSVQELLFNINQEDKTVPLAVEKALPQIEALVTEIVAKMKLGGRLFYIGAGTSGRLGVVDASECPPTFGVPFDLVNGIIAGGDKAIRRAVENAEDNATQAWIDLQEHNINENDVVVGIAASGTTPYVIGGLKACNENNISTGSISCNAGSPLSQTAKFPIEVIVGPEFVTGSSRMKAGTAQKLVLNMISTASMIQLGKVKGNKMVDMQLSNSKLVDRGVKMIMGEIPVSYEKAAELLAKYGSVRKAVDNHK; encoded by the coding sequence ATGACCTTTACAAAAACCACCGAACAATCCTCGAAATACGAACATTTAGAAAAAATGTCGGTTCAGGAATTATTGTTTAACATCAATCAGGAAGACAAAACCGTGCCTCTTGCCGTGGAAAAAGCCTTGCCTCAAATCGAAGCTTTGGTTACCGAAATTGTTGCCAAAATGAAACTCGGCGGTCGATTGTTCTATATTGGAGCTGGAACTTCAGGACGTTTGGGCGTTGTGGATGCTTCGGAATGTCCGCCAACCTTTGGCGTTCCTTTTGACTTGGTCAACGGAATCATTGCCGGTGGCGACAAAGCCATTCGCAGGGCGGTAGAAAATGCCGAAGACAATGCGACTCAAGCCTGGATTGATTTACAAGAACACAACATCAACGAAAATGATGTCGTGGTGGGAATTGCCGCTTCGGGAACCACACCTTATGTAATTGGCGGTTTGAAAGCCTGCAACGAAAATAATATCAGCACGGGAAGTATTTCCTGCAATGCGGGAAGTCCGCTTTCGCAAACGGCAAAATTCCCGATAGAAGTGATTGTTGGCCCAGAATTTGTTACGGGAAGTTCCCGAATGAAAGCCGGAACAGCGCAAAAATTAGTACTCAACATGATTTCGACGGCCTCCATGATTCAACTGGGGAAAGTGAAAGGCAACAAAATGGTCGACATGCAATTGAGCAACAGCAAACTCGTGGATCGCGGCGTAAAAATGATTATGGGAGAAATTCCCGTTTCATACGAAAAAGCGGCTGAATTACTTGCAAAATACGGAAGTGTTCGAAAAGCAGTTGACAACCATAAATAA
- a CDS encoding type II toxin-antitoxin system RelE/ParE family toxin has protein sequence MGKKIIWASDALQQLEDIHFYILFESKSIQIADKVIDKIFDSTEILKTKPEIYKLDSKKNNNDGSFRAYFVYDYMISYQITTDCIQILRVRHTARKPKKF, from the coding sequence ATGGGGAAGAAAATAATTTGGGCTTCCGATGCATTGCAACAATTGGAAGACATTCATTTTTATATTCTTTTTGAAAGCAAATCCATTCAGATTGCTGATAAAGTGATTGATAAAATTTTTGACAGCACTGAAATTCTAAAAACCAAACCCGAAATCTACAAACTCGATTCAAAGAAAAACAACAACGACGGAAGTTTTAGAGCTTACTTCGTCTATGATTATATGATTTCATATCAAATTACTACTGATTGTATTCAAATTCTTCGAGTTAGACATACCGCAAGAAAACCCAAAAAATTCTAA
- a CDS encoding DUF5615 family PIN-like protein, producing the protein MNFSFLVDVILPKYFSFFNSNSFIFVSDIDLQMSDTEIWNYALKNELVILTKNTDFYNRFLVSENAPKIIYFQLGNLSLKQLHQYFNSNWDKIQAEIETSRLIVAKENHIECVS; encoded by the coding sequence ATGAATTTTTCATTTTTAGTCGATGTAATTTTGCCAAAATATTTCAGTTTCTTCAATTCAAACTCATTTATTTTTGTCTCCGACATTGATTTGCAAATGAGCGATACCGAAATATGGAATTATGCTTTGAAAAATGAATTGGTCATTCTCACAAAAAACACCGACTTCTACAACCGATTTTTGGTTTCGGAAAATGCTCCAAAAATTATTTATTTCCAATTAGGCAATTTATCCTTGAAACAATTGCATCAGTATTTCAACAGCAATTGGGACAAAATTCAAGCCGAAATTGAGACTTCAAGACTTATTGTTGCTAAAGAAAATCATATTGAATGTGTCAGTTAA
- a CDS encoding DUF6095 family protein encodes MATNKELLSKGIKYLAWALPLLFIGPSLIYNAFINKQNVWHYLVLAVGIAICIGSVYLIVLGLKTMVRSLFND; translated from the coding sequence ATGGCAACCAACAAAGAACTTTTATCCAAAGGAATCAAATACTTGGCTTGGGCTTTGCCTTTGCTTTTTATAGGTCCCTCCTTGATTTACAATGCGTTCATCAACAAGCAAAATGTGTGGCATTATTTGGTTTTGGCAGTAGGAATCGCCATTTGCATTGGCTCCGTATATTTAATCGTTTTGGGACTGAAAACAATGGTGCGCAGTTTATTTAACGATTAA